Genomic window (Acidobacteriota bacterium):
GCACAAAACTGATCTTCATTTGCTCGCCGAACAATCCGACCGGCAACGCATTTCCGCGGGAGGACATCATCGGAATCGCCCGTGGCTTCGACGGGATCGTGGTCGTCGATGAAGCCTACTTCGAATTCGCGCGCGGCGCGTCGATCGCCAGCGAGATCGGCACGTACCCGAACCTCGTCGTCCTCAGGACGTTCTCGAAAGCGTGGGGTTTGGCCGGGCTCAGAACCGGATTCGCGATCGCAAATGAAGAAGTGATCAGGCTTTTCAACAATGTGAAACCGCCGTACAATGTTTCGCAGATCGCGCAAGAAGCAATTGTCGAAGCGCTCGGGAACCGAAACGCCGTCGAACTGATGATCGACTCGATAATCGCCGAGCGCGAGATATTGAAATACGAATTGAATCGGTTGCCATTCGTCTCGAGGGTCTATCCGTCGGACGCGAATTTCGTGCTTGTGCGCACGGCGGACGCGGATTCGATCTACCGTTTTCTGCTCGACGAACGGATCGTCGTCCGAAACCGCAACACGGTCGAACTATGTGAAGGCTGTCTGCGGATCACCATCGGAACGCCGGTCGAGAATCAACAGTTGCTGCGCGCATTGAAACGTTTCAAGAACTTATGAAGAAAGTGCTTTTCATCGACCGTGACGGAACATTGATCTTTGAACCTGTCGATTTTCAGGTCGATTCGTTTGAGAAACTTCGCTTTCTTCCGGGTGTTTTCGCGAATCTCGGGAAGATCGCCCGCGAACTGGATTTCGAGTTGGTCTTGGTGACGAATCAGGACGGGCTCGGAACCGAGTCGTTTCCGGAAGAGACGTTTCACCCGGTTCACGATTTTTTGATGCGGGCGCTTGCGGATGAGGGAATCGTTTTCGCCGATCAGCTGATCGACCGTTCGTTCGCGCACGAGAACAAGCAGACCCGGAAACCGAACACGGGAATGATGGCGAAGTATATCGACGGCGACTATGACCTCGCGAATTCGTTCGTCGTCGGTGACCGCGAAACCGACGTTCAGCTTGCCCGAAATCTCGGCGCGAAGGCGATATTCATTACGAATCCGCATTTCGAACGGCCGTCGTCTGACGATGTCCTGGTCGCGGAGAACTGGCGCGGGATCTACGAGTTACTGAAGCTTCCGCCGCGGCGCGTCGAGCGCCGGCGAACGACCAAAGAAACCGACATTCGCCTCAGGATCGATCTGGACGGAACCGGGCGTGCGGAGATTTCGACCGGAATCCCGTTTTTCGACCATATGCTCGAACAGATCGCGCGCCACGGGTCGATCGATCTTGTGATCGACGCGACGGGCGACCTTGAGGTCGACGAACATCATACTATCGAAGACACGGCGATCGCGCTCGGCGAGGCGTTCTCGATCGCGCTCGCTGACAAACGCGGAATGGAGCGTTACGGATTCTGTCTTCCGATGGACGATTGCCTGGCGCAGGTGGCGATCGACTTCGG
Coding sequences:
- the hisC gene encoding histidinol-phosphate transaminase yields the protein MKIENLVRANIKTLKPYSSARKEFTGKGEVFLDANENSFGSPLPRAYNRYPDPLQTEIKRLLAPIVGVHPEQLFVGNGSDEAIDLLFRIFCEPRQDNVVICPPTYGMYEVSAAINDVAVRRAPLTNEFRLDTGKIGQTIDGRTKLIFICSPNNPTGNAFPREDIIGIARGFDGIVVVDEAYFEFARGASIASEIGTYPNLVVLRTFSKAWGLAGLRTGFAIANEEVIRLFNNVKPPYNVSQIAQEAIVEALGNRNAVELMIDSIIAEREILKYELNRLPFVSRVYPSDANFVLVRTADADSIYRFLLDERIVVRNRNTVELCEGCLRITIGTPVENQQLLRALKRFKNL
- the hisB gene encoding bifunctional histidinol-phosphatase/imidazoleglycerol-phosphate dehydratase HisB encodes the protein MKKVLFIDRDGTLIFEPVDFQVDSFEKLRFLPGVFANLGKIARELDFELVLVTNQDGLGTESFPEETFHPVHDFLMRALADEGIVFADQLIDRSFAHENKQTRKPNTGMMAKYIDGDYDLANSFVVGDRETDVQLARNLGAKAIFITNPHFERPSSDDVLVAENWRGIYELLKLPPRRVERRRTTKETDIRLRIDLDGTGRAEISTGIPFFDHMLEQIARHGSIDLVIDATGDLEVDEHHTIEDTAIALGEAFSIALADKRGMERYGFCLPMDDCLAQVAIDFGGRNWIVWDADFKRELIGKMPTEMFFHFFKSFSDKALCNLNIRAEGSNEHHKIESIFKAFAKSVRMAVKRDASIETLPTTKGAF